A window of Strigops habroptila isolate Jane chromosome 5, bStrHab1.2.pri, whole genome shotgun sequence contains these coding sequences:
- the MMS19 gene encoding MMS19 nucleotide excision repair protein homolog isoform X4 yields MRGRGMQLLSQVLLQCYSLLQEKEVLHLVLFYENRLQDHHLVIPSVLQGLRALSMCEVLSPGLAVSVLKAIFQEVHVQSLLQLDRHTVYSIITNFMGTREEELKGLGADFTFGFIQVMDGEKDPRNLLVAFQIVRDLIAKNYALGPFVEELFEVTSCYFPIDFTPPPNDPHGIQREDLILSLRAVLASTPQFAEFLLPLLIEKMDSELQSAKLDALQTLTACCAIYGQKELQEFLPSLWSSLRREVFQTASEKVEAESLAALHALSACLSRSVLSSDTEDLLDSFLSSILQDCRHHLCEPDMKLVWPSAKLLQAAAGASLRACHRVTRSVLPLLLEQYTKHPQSSQRRTILEMLLGFLELQQKWGHVEEEESALLSLQAPICSVVFSALTDPSVQLQLVGIRALTVLGSLQGFLSPSDLELVVDHLIRRALCEEDSQSSEAAMEAAGSLAPIYPKVFSGRMVPRLEEELQSEREEESASDRSSLRQRSLQALAAVSTHTSIVRETVPVLLQHLRKVQKGSEAGRAQDIISVCQSLHRVALQCQQDAESCWYYHQAVVPCLLAMAVQAAMQESTHPPLGKALLQEEVLAAMVPVISAATTHLSPELAAQSVSHVVPLFLNGEVSFLPQNSFPCSFQPFQDGECLEAQRRLVALLMAFVCSLPRNVAIPQQEWLLRELLALSCSCNCPFTATTAAKCFAGLVNKHPAGQQLDEILQLAVNRIEPGLVEGPHRTQALTLLLWVTKALVLRYHPLSSHLTDKLLDLLSDAELGPAAADGFSLLMAESPDVLHKGCHADVRIMFRQRFFTDNVPKLVQGFHGAGPDVKANYLKGLSHVLNHLPKPVLVTELPTLLSLLLEALSCSDRVVQLSTLSCLQPLLLEAPQIMSLHVDTLVTKFLSLTSSPTMAVRIAALRCAHALTSLPTIVLLPYKARVIRALAKPLDDKKRLVRKEAVAARGEWFLLGSPGR; encoded by the exons ATGCGAGGCCGAGGCATGCAGCTGCTGTCACAAGTCCTGCTCCAGTGTTACTCCCTGCTCCAGGAGAAGGAAG TGCTACATCTGGTCCTGTTCTATGAGAACCGGCTGCAAGATCATCACCTTGTGATCCCCTCGGTGCTCCAGGGACTCCGAGCACTG AGCATGTGTGAGGTGCTGTCCCCGGGGCTAGCGGTGTCTGTGCTCAAAGCCATCTTCCAGGAGGTACATGTGCAG tccctgctgcagctggaccGCCACACAGTCTACAGCATCATCACCAACTTCATGGGCACCAGGGAGGAAG agctgaagggCCTGGGTGCTGACTTCACCTTCGGCTTCATCCAGGTGATGGATGGGGAGAAGGATCCCCGCAATCTGCTGGTGGCCTTCCAGATTGTGCGTGATCTCATTGCCAAGAACTACGCCCTGG gtcCCTTTGTGGAGGAGCTCTTTGAAGTTACATCATGCTACTTCCCCATTGATTTTACTCCA cCCCCTAATGATCCTCATGGCATCCAGAGAGAAGACCTGATCCTGAGCCTCCGGGCTGTACTGGCCTCAACACCCCAATTTGCTGAG ttccttctgcctctgctcaTTGAGAAGATGGACTCAGAGCTGCAAAGTGCCAAGCTTGATGCCCTGCAGACTCTG ACTGCCTGCTGTGCCATCTACGGGcagaaggagctgcaggaatTCCTCCCCAGCCTCTGGTCATCCCTGCGCAGGGAG GTGTTCCAGACAGCGAGTGAGAAGGTGGAGGCTGAGAGCCTGGCTGCCCTGCACgccctctctgcctgcctgtccCGCTCCGTGCTCAGCTCTGACACTGAGGATCTGCTGGAttccttcctcagcagcatcctgcaag ACTGCAGGCACCATCTGTGCGAGCCCGACATGAAGCTGGTGTGGCCGAGTGCCAagctcctgcaggcagcagcggGCGCCTCCCTGCGCGCCTGCCACCGCGTCACCCGCAGCgtcctgcccctgctgctggagcagtaCACCAAGCACCCGCAG agcagccagaggaGGACAAttctggaaatgctgctggGCTTCCTGGAATTGCAGCAGAAATGGGGACATGTGGAAGAAG AGGAGAGCGCTCTGCTGTCACTCCAGGCCCCCATTTGCTCCGTGGTGTTCTCAGCATTGACGGATCccagtgtgcagctgcagctggtcGGGATCAGGGCACTGACTGTCCTGGGCTCTCTGCAAG GTTTTCTGTCTCCCTCTGACCTGGAGCTGGTTGTGGATCACCTCATCCGTCGTGCTCTGTGTGAGGAGGATTCCCAGAGCAG CGAAGCAGCAATGGAGGCAGCGGGATCTCTGGCCCCCATCTACCCAAAGGTTTTCTCTGGACGCATGGTACCCAGGCTCGAAGAGGAGCTGCAGTCAG AGCGGGAGGAGGAGAGCGCCAGTGACCGCAGCTCCCTGCGGCAGCGCTCCCTGCAGGCCCTGGCAGCCGTGTCCACACACACCAGCATCGTGAGGGAGACTgtccctgtcctgctgcagcacctccgGAAGGTGCAGAAAG GTAGCGAGGCCGGGCGGGCACAAGACATCATCTCCGTGTGCCAGAGCCTGCACCGCGTGGCgctgcagtgccagcaggaCGCGGAGAGCTGCTGGTACTATCACCAGGCGGTGGTGCCCTGCCTGCTGGCCATGGCCGTGCAGGCTGCCATGCAAG AGAGCACCCACCCGCCGCTGGGCAAGgcgctgctgcaggaagaggtgCTGGCTGCCATGGTCCCAGTCATCAGCGCCGCCACCACTCACCTGAGCCCTGA GCTGGCTGCCCAGAGCGTGTCTCATGTGGTGCCCCTCTTCTTGAATGGGGAGGTCTCTTTCCTGCCCCAGAACAgttttccctgctccttccagcccttccag GATGGGGAGTGCTTGGAGGCACAAAGGCGCCTGGTCGCCCTCCTCATGGCCTTCGTCTGCTCCTTGCCCCGCAAC gtGGCAATTCCTCAGCAGGAATGGCTGCTCCGGGAGCTGCTGGCgctgagctgctcctgcaacTGCCCCTTCACTGCCACCACAGCTGCCAAGTGCTTTGCGGGGCTGGTGAACAAGCACCCGGCAG ggcagcagctggaTGAGATCCTGCAGCTTGCAGTGAACAGGATAGAGCCTGGCCTGGTGGAGGGGCCGCACCGGACGCAGGCGCtcaccctgctgctgtgg GTGACCAAAGCCCTGGTGCTGCGCTACCACCCCTTGAGCTCCCACCTGACGGATAAG CTGCTGGACCTGCTGAGCGATGCAGAGCTGGGCCCTGCCGCAGCCGATGGCTTCTCCCTGCTGATGGCTGAGTCCCCGGACGTGCTGCACAAGGGCTGCCACGCCGACGTGCGCATCATGTTCCGGCAGCGCTTCTTCACCGACAACGTCCCCAAGCTGGTGCAGGGCTTCCACGGGGCTGGCCCCG ACGTGAAGGCCAATTACCTGAAGGGCCTGTCCCATGTGCTCAACCACCTCCCCAAGCCTGTGCTGGTGACGGAGCTGCCCACG ctgctttccctcctgctcGAGGCCTTGTCCTGCTCAGACCGTGTGGTGCAGCTTTCCACACTGAGCTGcctccagccactgctgctcGAAGCTCCCCAGATCATGAGCCTGCACGTCGACACACTGGTCACTAAATTCCTCAGCCTCACCTCCAGCCCTACCATG GCTGTCCGCATCGCCGCCCTGCGCTGTGCCCATGCGCTTACCAGCCTGCCCACCATAGTG CTGCTCCCATACAAGGCCCGAGTTATCCGGGCACTGGCCAAGCCTTTGGATGACAAGAAGAGGCTGGTGCGGAAGGAGGCGGTGGCAGCACGGGGGGAATG GTTCCTGCTGGGCAGCCCGGGCAGGTGA